A stretch of the Channa argus isolate prfri chromosome 9, Channa argus male v1.0, whole genome shotgun sequence genome encodes the following:
- the f5 gene encoding coagulation factor V isoform X1, whose protein sequence is MRLCACAGARPLLPVLVLLAVLHVKADPGQPRERRYYVAAVEIDWKYSDNATLGFGPTYKKVVFREYEKDFKQPKTHPSWLGLVGPTLRAEEGETLVVTFRNMAKGPYSIHPHGVAYGKQSEGANYFDNTSQKEKEDDVVLPNCEHVYYWEVTSDVAPQPHDPTCLTYTYISHQNVVEDYNSGLVGTLLICKPGSLDESGKQIGAHHEYVFLFGVFDEKASKYKSTAQASDEQVKYTINGYTKGSLPDVSICAHAPVNLHLLGMSSEPELFSVHMNGQVLRQTGHKVSSVGLISGSSTTASMVALYTGRWMLSSRTVKHVEAGMHGFVNVEKCDGFEAPRRRMTIEQKRQSREWKYYIAAEEIVWDYAPEIPKHIDQDFKDQYLKQSSTRIGQRYKKAVYVLYTNESFTVEKENKQRKDELGILGPVIRAQIRDVITIVFKNKASRPYSIYPHGLTIEKSQEGFNYPEGGNQSYGVQPGETHTYVWRVVEEDEPLEADSRCLTRMYHSAVDAPRDITSGLIGPMLICKSQSLNVRNVQLKADKEQHAGFAVFDENKSWYLDYNIRQYSDQSKVNKADPDFYKSNVMHTINGYVFESNERLGFCNGEVVTWHVSSIGAQDYVQTATFYGHSFELNDRQEDFLNLYPMTGETITMNMDNIGVWLLASLNSHETTKGMRLMFQDVECYRDYQYDYGDHDDESPQEEFRTWQPPKFDVKKEEEKMNKSVIEKPTETDIYTEMFAKELGLRSLNKSFTASDVEMLDLSYINYDAMPEDTNIKSNSNMTKRNNTSALNSITINETLISDLKMVGGGNLTAVSSLNQSISENTTDTQTNSVKTTFNAYSVSKRENETIFSNWTEVSSGNVMVASSLNESLSANTTQRQNTSAESIFKPENKGIFERLLDLLFSNWKEADGGKLNTVHSLDHSSSGNTSQMHNKSADTLFNNLAPSETVNTSVILLKNNSIITKVSASEVDNCVKSETKNTAVKNAVALSGGEKDGNVLSSKNNQLSLGSTLVEDTEQRLTRGDVFFYPGPLDNSSTVSVQSASEGNVSVPALLEVKEEDKAATKHDNVLENPVNCSSAIPATDVEEITIVSVETHNLTISELEMTNIKTSDSDSLELNYTTNSSETSGLKNITVNVLENLSLHNVTVDLDRSISSEISLESGENVTLTGKFNHTSPVESFLNGTTASSNISSTAGGNDTSEELSLPDREEVFIYFKEKDTQGIKTTSVKTQDQNWTYDGTYQVVPMDIPDDMIKYFDNKTPEAAPAPKKTKTVTLRKRPEKGQGMKTKRKKEYKPQVRSGLLFSPRGFNPGMTPRGSRPNEPKAVFDDEELINEPVVIGIPRPDFSDYELYVPGEEPDHLGVDEHDVKGDEYEFVTYKDPYNDHNDIKNLNQDEATKYYVKNIPNVKMYFIAAEEVEWDYGGYGQRRHEKSQANSHETTFTKVVFRGYIDSSFTTPDIRGEIDEHLGILGPMIKAEVGQSILVVFRNNANRPYSLHPNGVSYTKQTEGLSYEDGSKYWYQYDNEVRPNTTFTYLWKVPSAVGPSPGESNCRTWAYYSGVNPERDIHSGLIGPLLVCRKGSLNGNESSPRDFTLLFMTFDESQSWYYEKNRETIQRKTQRRIIYPEAKEKFKFHSINGIIYNLKGLRMYTNQLVCWHLINLGSHKDFQSVHFHGQTFLHKKTTSYRQAVYPLLPGSFATLEMYPSKPGLWQLETEVGFNQQKGMQTLFLILDNDCYRPLGIESGAVKDEQITANEARGSWGAHLARLNNKGKYNAWSTDVNNSWIQVDFQRPVVISQVATQGAMQVFYSQFVVQYAISYSTDRRNWIFYKGDSRDLRKVFPGNQEAYETKMNTFFPPMVGRFIRLHPINWYNKATLRMEFYGCEVDGCSVPLGMESGLIEDHRITASSTAYSWYGGPWKASFARLNKQGTINAWQAKYNDMEPWLQVELPRVKKITGVITQGAKALGKEMYVKSYSLQHSDNGVQWFPYKEDENIPFKTFPGNTNNSDHVKNYIYPPIFSRFIRIIPRTWMTSITMRIELLGCDFE, encoded by the exons ATGAGGCTCTGTGCCTGCGCTGGAGCTCGGCCTCTCCTGCCCGTCCTGGTTCTTCTAGCTGTCCTTCACGTCAAAGCAGACCCAGGTCAACCCAGGGAGAGACGCTACTACGTCGCTGCTGTCGAGATAGACTGGAAATACTCGGACAATGCAACACTCGG GTTTGGTCCCACCTATAAGAAAGTGGTCTTTCGGGAGTATGAGAAAGACTTCAAACAGCCTAAGACTCATCCTTCTTGGTTAG GCCTGGTGGGACCCACGCTGAGGGCCGAGGAGGGGGAGACGCTTGTCGTGACGTTCAGGAACATGGCGAAGGGACCATACAGCATCCACCCACACGGAGTGGCTTACGGGAAACAGTCGGAGG GGGCCAACTACTTTGACAACACTTcgcagaaggagaaagaggatgACGTCGTGCTGCCCAACTGTGAACATGTTTATTACTGGGAGGTGACGTCAGACGTTGCTCCGCAGCCACACGACCCCACCTGCCTCACCTACACCTACATCTCCCACCAAAATGTTGTCGAGGACTACAACTCAGGCCTCGTTGGAACTTTGCTCATCTGCAAACCTG GCAGTCTAGACGAGTCGGGGAAGCAGATTGGCGCCCACCACGAGTACGTTTTCCTCTTTGGGGTTTTTGACGAGAAAGCCAGCAAGTACAAATCAACCGCCCAAGCCTCAGACGAGCAAGTCAAATACACCATCAATGGATACACAAAGGGATCGCTGCCTG ATGTCAGCATCTGTGCTCACGCCCCTGTGAACCTGCACCTGCTGGGCATGAGCTCCGAGCCGGAGCTGTTCTCGGTGCACATGAACGGGCAGGTGCTGCGGCAGACCGGGCACAAAGTCTCTTCGGTGGGGCTGATCAGTGGCTCCTCCACCACGGCGAGCATGGTGGCTCTCTACACGGGCCGCTGGATGCTCTCCTCACGCACCGTCAAGCACGTAGAAG CTGGCATGCATGGGTTCGTGAACGTCGAGAAGTGTGACGGCTTCGAAGCCCCCCGGCGAAGGATGACTATTgagcaaaaaagacaaagcagggAGTGGAAATACTACATAGCTGCAGAGGAAATTGTCTGGGACTATGCACCTGAAATACCTAAGCACATTGACCA GGACTTCAAGGACCAGTACCTGAAACAGTCGTCAACACGCATAGGTCAGAGGTACAAAAAGGCCGTGTACGTTTTGTACACGAATGAGTCGTTCACCGTAGAGAAGGAGAACAAGCAGAGGAAAGACGAGCTTGGGATCTTGGGTCCAGTGATCAGAGCACAAATCAGGGACGTCATCACG AttgtttttaagaacaaggcCTCCAGACCCTACAGTATCTATCCACACGGACTGACCATTGAGAAGTCACAAGAAGGATTCAACTACCCAGAAGGAG GTAACCAGTCTTACGGAGTTCAGCCAGGTGAGACACACACCTATGTGTGGAGAGTGGTTGAAGAGGACGAGCCTTTGGAGGCCGACTCCCGGTGTTTGACCCGAATGTACCACAGTGCAGTGGACGCGCCTCGTGATATCACCTCAGGACTGATAGGACCAATGCTCATCTGCAAGAGTCAGTCCCTCAATGTCAGGAATGTGCAG CTGAAAGCAGACAAGGAGCAGCACGCCGGGTTTGCTGTGTTTGATGAAAACAAGAGCTGGTACCTGGATTACAACATTCGCCAGTACAGTGATCAATCCAAAGTCAACAAGGCAGACCCGGACTTTTATAAGTCCAATGTCATGCACA CGATCAACGGTTATGTGTTTGAGAGCAACGAGCGTTTGGGCTTCTGCAATGGTGAGGTTGTGACGTGGCATGTTTCCAGCATTGGAGCTCAGGACTACGTCCAGACTGCTACGTTCTACGGCCATTCGTTTGAGCTGAATGATCGTCAGGAGGACTTCCTCAACCTCTACCCCATGACTGGAGAAACCATCACTATGAACATGGACAACATTG GTGTTTGGCTTCTGGCTTCCCTGAACTCCCATGAGACAACCAAAGGGATGCGTTTGATGTTTCAGGACGTCGAGTGCTACCGTGACTACCAGTATGACTACGGTGACCATGATGATGAATCACCGCAAGAAGAATTTCGTACGTGGCAGCCTCCGAAGTTTGACgtgaagaaggaggaggagaagatgaaCAAATCTGTCATAGAAAAGCCTACAGAGACAGATATTTAcactgaaatgtttgcaaaagaACTAGGTCTAAGGTCACTGAACAAAAGCTTTACAGCATCAGATGTGGAAATGCTGGACTTGTCTTACATAAATTATGACGCTATGCCTGAAGATACAAACATCAAGTCTAATTCCAATATGACAAAGAGGAACAACACCTCGGCTCTGAACTCGATTACAATAAACGAGACATTAATTTCAGATTTAAAGATGGTTGGTGGAGGAAATCTGACAGCGGTTAGTTCTCTGAACCAAAGCATTAGTGAGAACACAACAGATACACAAACTAATAGCGTTAAAACAACTTTTAATGCTTATTCTGTGAGCAAAAGAGAGAACGAGACAATATTTTCCAATTGGACAGAGGTCAGTAGCGGAAACGTGATGGTGGCTAGTTCGCTGAACGAAAGCTTAAGTGCAAATACAACGCAGAGACAGAACACAAGTGCTGAATCCATTTTTAAACCAGAAAACAAAGGTATATTTGAAAGGTTAttggatttattattttcaaactgGAAAGAGGCTGATGGAGGAAAGCTAAACACGGTTCATTCACTGGACCACAGCAGCAGTGGGAACACATCACAGATGCATAATAAGAGCGCTGACACACTTTTCAACAACTTGGCTCCATCTGAAACTGTAAATACTTCTGTTATATTACTAAAGAACAACAGTATAATTACAAAGGTTAGTGCTTCTGAGGTAGACAATTGTGTAAAGTCTGAAACGAAgaacacagcagtaaaaaatGCTGTGGCGTTATCAGGGGGTGAGAAAGATGGAAATGTACTTTCCAGCAAAAACAACCAGTTGTCTTTGGGCTCCACCCTTGTGGAGGACACTGAGCAACGACTCACTAGAGGGGATGTGTTCTTTTACCCTGGGCCACTGGACAATTCCAGCACCGTCAGTGTCCAGAGTGCATCAGAGGGCAATGTGTCTGTCCCAGCTCTGCTGGAAGTAAAGGAAGAGGACAAGGCAGCAACTAAACATGACAATGTGTTAGAAAATCCAGTAAACTGTTCATCGGCAATCCCGGCAACTGATGTTGAAGAGATTACCATCGTCAGCGTAGAAACACACAACTTGACCATCTCTGAGTTGGAGATGACAAACATCAAAACCAGTGACAGTGACTCTTTAGAGTTGAATTACACGACAAATTCCTCTGAGACATCAGGCCTTAAAAATATAACAGTTAATGTCCTTGAAAATTTGTCTTTACACAATGTCACAGTAGATTTAGACAGATCAATTTCATCAGAGATTAGTTTGGAGAGTGGGGAGAATGTGACACTTACTGGCAAATTCAACCACACATCACCTGTGGAAAGCTTCTTAAATGGGACTACAGCTTCAAGTAACATCTCCAGCACTGCAGGAGGAAATGACACCTCTGAGGAGCTAAGTCTCCCAGACAGAGAAGAAGTGTTTATCTACTTTAAAGAAAAGGATACACAAGGTATTAAAACAACCTCTGTCAAAACGCAAGACCAGAACTGGACTTACGATGGGACTTACCAAGTGGTGCCTATGGATATTCCTGACGACatgattaaatattttgataacAAGACCCCTGAAGCAGCACCAGCCCCAAAAAAGACCAAGACGGTGACTCTCCGAAAGAGGCCCGAGAAGGGCCAAGGCATGAAaaccaagaggaagaaagagtaCAAGCCTCAGGTCAGGAGTGGTTTACTGTTTTCGCCTCGTGGATTCAACCCAGGCATGACCCCGCGTGGTTCACGACCCAATGAACCAAAAGCTGTCTTTGATGATGAAGAACTCATTAATGAACCTGTGGTCATCGGCATACCGCGACCTGACTTCAGTGACTATGAACTTTATGTTCCTGGGGAAGAACCAGATCATCTAGGGGTGGATGAGCATGACGTGAAAGGAGATGAATATGAGTTTGTGACCTACAAAGACCCCTACAACGATCACAACGACATCAAAAATCTTAATCAGGATGAGGCCACCAAATACTACGTGAAAAACATACcgaatgtgaaaatgtatttcatcgCAGCAGAGGAGGTTGAGTGGGACTATGGTGGCTACGGACAGAG GAGGCATGAAAAGTCGCAAGCCAACAGCCATGAGACCACGTTCACTAAAGTGGTTTTCAGGGGTTATATAGACAGTAGCTTCACTACGCCGGACATCCGTGGAGAGATAGATGAGCATCTAGGCATCCTGGGACCTATGATCAAGGCCGAGGTTGGACAAAGCATTCTG GTTGTGTTCAGGAACAACGCCAACCGTCCGTACTCCCTACATCCAAATGGGGTTTCCTATACCAAACAGACAGAGGGTCTGTCCTATGAGGATGGTTCCAAGTACTGGTACCAATATGACAATGAGGTTCGACCCAATACAACCTTCACATATCTATGGAAGGTCCCATCGGCGGTTGGGCCATCACCCGGAGAGTCCAACTGTCGAACTTGGGCCTACTATTCAGGTGTTAATCCT GAAAGAGACATCCACTCTGGTTTGATTGGTCCTTTGCTGGTGTGTCGAAAGGGCAGCCTGAACGGGAACGAATCCAGTCCGAGGGACTTCACGCTGCTATTTATGACCTTTGATGAGTCCCAGAGCTGGTACTATGAGAAGAACCGCGAAACGATTCAGAGGAAAACCCAAAGGAGAATTATTTACCCCGAAGCCAAGGAGAAGTTTAAGTTTCACT CCATCAATGGCATTATATACAACCTAAAGGGCCTCAGAATGTACACCAACCAGCTCGTGTGCTGGCACCTGATCAACTTGGGTTCTCACAAAGACTTTCAGAGCGTCCACTTCCACGGACAAACGTTCCTTCACAAGAAGACCACCAGCTACAGACAGGCTGTCTACCCACTACTGCCTG GGAGCTTTGCTACTTTGGAGATGTATCCATCCAAGCCTGGCCTGTGGCAGCTGGAGACAGAAGTTGGTTTCAACCAGCAGAAGGGCATGCAGACCCTCTTCCTGATTCTAGATAATG ACTGCTATCGTCCACTGGGAATAGAATCGGGTGCCGTGAAAGACGAACAGATCACAGCAAATGAGGCTAGAG GATCCTGGGGGGCCCATCTTGCCAGACTGAACAACAAGGGTAAATACAATGCATGGAGCACAGATGTGAACAACAGCTGGATTCAG GTGGACTTTCAGCGACCGGTCGTGATCAGCCAGGTGGCCACGCAGGGAGCCATGCAGGTATTCTATTCCCAGTTTGTGGTCCAGTACGCCATCTCTTACAGCACCGACCGCCGCAACTGGATCTTCTACAAGGGCGACAGCAGGGACCTTAGGAAG GTGTTCCCGGGGAACCAGGAAGCCTATGAGACAAAGATGAACACCTTCTTTCCTCCGATGGTTGGACGGTTCATCAGGCTTCATCCCATCAACTGGTACAACAAGGCCACACTTCGCATGGAGTTCTACGGCTGTGAGGTGGACG GCTGCTCGGTGCCTCTGGGAATGGAGAGCGGACTGATAGAAGACCATCGCATCACCGCAAGCTCCACGGCCTACAGCTGGTATGGCGGCCCCTGGAAAGCCTCCTTCGCACGCCTCAACAAACAGGGCACCATCAACGCATGGCAGGCTAAG TATAACGACATGGAACCGTGGCTTCAGGTGGAGCTGCCCCGAGTTAAAAAGATCACAGGTGTCATAACGCAGGGAGCCAAGGCCTTGGGGAAAGAGATGTATGTCAAGAGCTACAGCCTGCAGCACAGCGACAACGGGGTACAGTGGTTCCCGTACAAAGAAGATGAGAACATCCCATTCAAG ACGTTTCCCGGCAACACAAATAACAGTGACCACGTCAAGAACTACATCTACCCTCCTATTTTCTCCCGCTTCATCCGAATCATCCCCAGGACCTGGATGACCTCCATCACCATGAGAATAGAACTACTGGGCTGTGACTTTGAGTGA